A region from the Sandaracinus amylolyticus genome encodes:
- a CDS encoding ATP-binding cassette domain-containing protein, producing MSLRARIEAQVGRLAIDVELDTGPGVLAIVGPNGAGKTTLLSLLLGVLPVTRGRIEVNGVVLLDTSASVNAPVEARRLGYAPQDHALFPHLDVRGNVELAVSSALARAERARRIDEVLRDLQIEHLASRRPSTLSGGERQRVALARALSISPRALLLDEPLAALDARARREVRDFLATTLGALAIPSIVVTHDAAEARALGQRIAVMEAGRVVQQGTWDELVAAPATPFVRELAAHA from the coding sequence GTGAGCCTGCGCGCCCGCATCGAGGCGCAGGTGGGGCGGCTGGCGATCGACGTCGAGCTCGACACCGGGCCCGGCGTGCTCGCGATCGTCGGGCCCAACGGTGCGGGCAAGACGACGCTGCTCTCGTTGCTGCTCGGCGTGCTGCCGGTCACGCGCGGGCGCATCGAGGTGAACGGCGTGGTGCTCCTCGACACGAGCGCGTCGGTGAACGCGCCGGTCGAGGCGCGCCGGCTCGGGTACGCGCCCCAGGATCACGCGCTCTTTCCGCACCTCGACGTGCGCGGGAACGTGGAACTCGCGGTGTCGAGCGCGCTGGCACGTGCCGAGCGCGCGCGCCGGATCGACGAGGTGCTGCGCGATCTGCAGATCGAGCACCTCGCATCGCGGAGGCCGAGCACGCTCTCGGGCGGTGAGCGCCAGCGCGTCGCGCTCGCGCGCGCTCTCTCGATCTCGCCGCGCGCGTTGCTCCTGGACGAGCCGCTCGCCGCGCTCGACGCGCGCGCGCGCCGCGAGGTGCGCGACTTCCTGGCGACCACGCTGGGTGCGCTCGCGATCCCGAGCATCGTGGTCACGCACGATGCCGCGGAGGCGCGCGCGCTGGGCCAGCGCATCGCGGTGATGGAGGCGGGGCGCGTCGTGCAGCAGGGCACGTGGGACGAGCTCGTCGCGGCGCCCGCCACGCCGTTCGTCCGCGAGCTAGCTGCACACGCCTGA
- a CDS encoding alpha/beta hydrolase: MPDVVLEPAARDLAKATSKPPFLYELSPADARKVLDGLQSGPMDLPAIDETWVTVPADVGDVRVRVVRPKGATGSLPVVLYVHGGGWVLGNARTHDRLVRELAVGVGAAVVFVEYTPSPEAHYPVAIEQVYATARWIVRDGEGIGLDPGRMAIAGDSVGGNMTAAVALLAKKRGDVRFVHHSMYYPVTDAGMSTPSYAQFANGPFLTARAMAWFWDAYAPDVARRSEITASPLRATAEDLKGLPPAFLIVDEADVLRDEGEAYAAKLREAGVSVTTVRYDGICHDFMMLNPLRDTQAAKAATAQAIDVLREALGTSAHADRRSGS; encoded by the coding sequence ATGCCTGATGTCGTCCTCGAACCGGCCGCGCGCGACCTCGCCAAGGCCACGTCGAAGCCGCCGTTCCTCTACGAGCTCTCCCCCGCCGACGCGCGCAAGGTGCTCGACGGCCTGCAGTCGGGCCCGATGGATCTGCCCGCGATCGACGAGACCTGGGTCACCGTCCCCGCCGACGTCGGCGACGTGCGGGTGCGCGTCGTGAGACCGAAGGGCGCGACCGGCTCGCTCCCCGTCGTGCTCTACGTGCACGGCGGCGGCTGGGTGCTGGGCAACGCGCGCACCCACGATCGCCTGGTGCGCGAGCTCGCGGTCGGCGTCGGCGCGGCGGTGGTGTTCGTCGAGTACACGCCGTCGCCCGAGGCGCACTATCCCGTCGCGATCGAGCAGGTCTACGCGACCGCGCGCTGGATCGTGCGCGACGGCGAGGGCATCGGGCTCGACCCCGGACGCATGGCGATCGCGGGCGACTCGGTGGGCGGCAACATGACCGCCGCCGTGGCGCTGCTCGCGAAGAAGCGCGGCGACGTCCGCTTCGTGCACCACTCGATGTACTACCCGGTCACCGACGCCGGCATGAGCACGCCGAGCTACGCGCAGTTCGCGAACGGCCCGTTCCTCACCGCGAGGGCGATGGCGTGGTTCTGGGATGCCTACGCGCCCGACGTCGCGAGGCGATCCGAGATCACCGCGTCGCCGCTGCGCGCGACCGCCGAGGACCTGAAGGGCCTGCCCCCGGCGTTCCTGATCGTCGACGAGGCCGACGTGCTGCGCGACGAGGGCGAGGCGTACGCGGCGAAGCTGCGCGAGGCGGGCGTCTCGGTGACGACCGTGCGCTACGACGGCATCTGCCACGACTTCATGATGCTGAACCCGCTGCGCGACACCCAGGCCGCGAAGGCCGCGACCGCCCAGGCGATCGACGTCCTGCGCGAGGCGCTCGGCACGAGCGCTCACGCGGATCGGCGCTCGGGCTCGTAA
- the modA gene encoding molybdate ABC transporter substrate-binding protein, with translation MRALALVLLLAACSDPPREDRLVVFAASSLRDTFAEIGDEFERAHPDVELTFQLAGTQQLRAQIEQGAPADVLASADVQHVDELVRAGLVASPVVFAHNEPVIVVAPDVPVRALEDLPAATRIVIGAESVPIGRYTRRILERLPAELRARIEARIVSHELDVRAVLAKVRLGEADAGIVYRTDARSAGDEVRVVSIPPERNVVAEYPIAITTNAAHPALAREFVELVRSERGRRVLAEHGFAP, from the coding sequence GTGAGAGCGCTCGCGCTCGTGCTGCTGCTCGCGGCGTGCAGCGATCCGCCACGCGAGGATCGGCTCGTCGTATTCGCGGCGTCCTCGCTGCGCGACACGTTCGCGGAGATCGGCGACGAATTCGAGCGTGCGCATCCGGACGTCGAGCTCACCTTCCAGCTCGCGGGCACGCAGCAGCTCCGCGCGCAGATCGAGCAGGGCGCGCCCGCCGACGTTCTCGCGTCCGCCGACGTGCAGCACGTCGACGAGCTGGTGCGCGCCGGGCTCGTCGCGTCGCCCGTGGTGTTCGCGCACAACGAGCCGGTGATCGTCGTCGCGCCCGACGTGCCGGTGCGCGCGCTCGAGGATCTGCCCGCGGCCACGCGCATCGTGATCGGCGCGGAGAGCGTGCCGATCGGTCGCTACACCCGGCGCATCCTCGAGCGCCTGCCCGCGGAGCTCCGGGCGCGCATCGAGGCGCGGATCGTGTCGCACGAGCTCGACGTGCGCGCGGTGCTCGCGAAGGTGCGCCTCGGCGAGGCAGACGCCGGCATCGTGTACCGCACCGACGCGCGCTCCGCGGGCGACGAGGTGCGCGTGGTGAGCATCCCGCCCGAGCGCAACGTCGTCGCGGAGTACCCGATCGCGATCACGACGAACGCCGCGCACCCCGCGCTGGCGCGCGAATTCGTCGAGCTCGTGCGCTCCGAGCGCGGACGGCGCGTGCTCGCCGAGCACGGCTTCGCGCCATGA
- a CDS encoding dihydrofolate reductase family protein has product MGKLTVTTFVTLDGVMQGPGGPDEDRRDGFTHGGWVVPYFDDALGAFVVDVFSRVDAFLLGRFTYDTFAAHWPRVTDPNDPIAAKLNALPKHVASRSMREASWNASSVIQGDVVEAVAALKKQYARELQVHGSAGLLQTLLRSDLVDELNVMQFPIVLGTGKRLFEPSVAPSALSLARSSTSTTGVVMSVYRRVGKPSYGSFALE; this is encoded by the coding sequence ATGGGCAAGCTGACGGTGACGACGTTCGTGACGCTCGACGGTGTGATGCAGGGGCCCGGTGGGCCCGACGAGGATCGGCGCGACGGGTTCACCCACGGCGGGTGGGTCGTTCCGTACTTCGACGACGCGCTGGGCGCGTTCGTCGTCGACGTCTTCTCGCGCGTCGACGCGTTCCTGCTCGGGCGCTTCACCTACGACACGTTCGCCGCGCACTGGCCGCGGGTCACCGATCCGAACGATCCCATCGCGGCGAAGCTGAACGCGCTGCCGAAGCACGTCGCATCGCGATCGATGCGCGAGGCCTCGTGGAACGCGTCGAGCGTGATCCAGGGCGACGTCGTCGAGGCGGTCGCGGCGCTGAAGAAGCAGTACGCGCGCGAGCTGCAGGTGCACGGCAGCGCGGGGCTGCTGCAGACGCTGCTGCGCTCCGATCTGGTGGACGAGCTGAACGTGATGCAGTTCCCGATCGTGCTCGGGACCGGCAAGCGGCTGTTCGAGCCGAGCGTCGCGCCGAGCGCGCTCTCGCTCGCGCGCTCGAGCACGAGCACCACCGGCGTGGTGATGAGCGTGTACCGGCGCGTCGGGAAGCCGTCGTACGGGTCGTTCGCGCTCGAGTGA
- a CDS encoding dihydrofolate reductase family protein: MTTETQAGRRLYVSMCVSLDGFIDGPNGEIDWFHDGDPQFEQYCDEMIDSVGLAIFGRRSYEIMLSYWPEAERHPRSPHERAFARKMNALPKVVLSRTLERAEWQNTRVVRDRVGETIRELKQQPGEPIVAWAGAELVATLSALDLVDEYRLIVHPVVLGGGTPMWKDVVQRRALRLVRTTQLGQQLVLLCYEPERRSA, translated from the coding sequence ATGACGACCGAAACCCAGGCAGGCCGGCGGCTCTACGTCTCGATGTGCGTGTCGCTCGACGGCTTCATCGACGGCCCGAACGGCGAGATCGATTGGTTCCACGACGGCGATCCGCAGTTCGAGCAGTACTGCGACGAGATGATCGACTCGGTCGGGCTCGCGATCTTCGGCCGACGCTCGTACGAGATCATGCTGAGCTACTGGCCCGAGGCCGAGCGCCACCCGCGCTCGCCGCACGAGCGCGCGTTCGCGCGCAAGATGAACGCGCTGCCGAAGGTCGTGCTCTCGCGCACCCTCGAGCGCGCCGAGTGGCAGAACACGCGCGTCGTGCGCGATCGCGTGGGCGAGACGATCCGCGAGCTCAAGCAGCAGCCGGGCGAGCCGATCGTCGCGTGGGCGGGCGCGGAGCTCGTCGCGACGCTGAGCGCGCTCGACCTCGTCGACGAGTACCGGCTGATCGTGCACCCGGTGGTGCTCGGCGGCGGCACGCCGATGTGGAAGGACGTCGTGCAGCGACGAGCGCTGAGGCTCGTGCGCACGACGCAGCTCGGCCAGCAGCTCGTCCTGCTGTGTTACGAGCCCGAGCGCCGATCCGCGTGA
- a CDS encoding winged helix-turn-helix domain-containing protein, which translates to MSERAYAAMIRGALDEAALVVSQPARTAIDHAWSLALRAAGALLDPDAFEAPSVDEIARHRTTPLDARAIAALACAHLARRAVLGFARRELDAITSLHAALAHDLPDASEPRLWLALGHAWSAWLRGDLEDDDASLATIERLAREAGSAPVVIDAGTLRALRAESRGDVTSMLAHARRASRMARTEALPAHEHLAHLVLARARRSARHPHLALRILGALDRFVAEPCRPWVRWERLLAGDTEALEGLRPAPDATCAERGAAALASVLRAATAGDEPALERAAHALFDAVGPIAFAAREARHVLVALDARVDARAEEPELAAWCSGATIAAPASIHGLCMRIDAESRDAAEAIVLAAPDAAPRRVLGAAGALVARHPRVHLRKTLRRRGRVETLVAVLACAGPEGLTDPECFARTYEMPYDAIAHRGVFEVLVTRARLYLEGAGEIVRGQGVIALRLRAAIAVPDPRCAAPIHDAVLRVLAHDGRVTASDAAKRVGLSLRAVQQALRSLAEDGVCVGEKEGRQIVYAVEDTTFSEPTYLLARRS; encoded by the coding sequence ATGAGCGAGCGCGCGTACGCCGCGATGATCCGAGGCGCGCTCGACGAGGCCGCGCTCGTCGTCTCGCAGCCTGCGCGCACCGCGATCGATCACGCGTGGTCGCTCGCGCTCCGGGCCGCGGGCGCGCTGCTCGATCCCGACGCGTTCGAGGCGCCCTCCGTCGACGAGATCGCGCGACATCGCACAACGCCGCTCGATGCGCGCGCCATCGCCGCGCTCGCGTGCGCCCACCTCGCGCGCCGTGCCGTGCTCGGCTTCGCGCGCCGAGAGCTCGACGCGATCACGTCGCTCCACGCCGCGCTCGCCCACGATCTGCCCGACGCGTCCGAGCCGCGCCTCTGGCTCGCGCTCGGGCACGCCTGGTCGGCGTGGCTGCGCGGCGATCTCGAAGACGACGACGCATCGCTCGCGACGATCGAGCGCCTCGCGCGCGAGGCCGGCAGCGCGCCGGTGGTGATCGATGCGGGCACCCTGCGCGCGCTCCGCGCCGAGAGCCGCGGCGACGTCACGTCGATGCTCGCGCACGCCCGACGCGCCTCGCGCATGGCGCGCACCGAGGCGCTCCCCGCGCACGAGCACCTCGCGCACCTCGTGCTCGCGCGGGCGCGCCGGAGCGCGCGCCATCCGCACCTCGCGCTGCGCATCCTCGGAGCGCTCGATCGGTTCGTCGCCGAGCCCTGCCGTCCGTGGGTGCGCTGGGAGCGCCTGCTCGCGGGCGACACCGAGGCCCTCGAGGGGCTTCGCCCCGCGCCCGACGCGACCTGCGCGGAGCGCGGCGCAGCGGCGCTCGCGTCCGTGCTCCGCGCCGCGACCGCCGGCGACGAGCCCGCGCTCGAGCGCGCCGCGCATGCGCTCTTCGACGCGGTGGGCCCGATCGCGTTCGCCGCGCGCGAGGCACGCCACGTCCTCGTCGCGCTCGACGCGCGTGTCGACGCGCGCGCCGAAGAGCCCGAGCTCGCCGCGTGGTGCAGCGGCGCGACGATCGCCGCGCCGGCTTCGATCCACGGCCTCTGCATGCGCATCGACGCCGAGTCGCGCGACGCGGCCGAGGCGATCGTCCTCGCCGCGCCCGATGCGGCGCCGCGCCGCGTGCTCGGGGCCGCGGGCGCGCTCGTCGCGCGGCATCCCCGCGTGCACCTGCGCAAGACGCTGCGGCGTCGTGGCCGCGTCGAGACGCTCGTCGCGGTGCTCGCGTGCGCGGGCCCCGAGGGGCTGACCGACCCCGAGTGCTTCGCGCGCACCTACGAGATGCCCTACGACGCGATCGCGCATCGCGGCGTGTTCGAGGTGCTCGTCACCCGCGCCCGGCTGTACCTCGAGGGCGCGGGCGAGATCGTGCGCGGCCAGGGCGTCATCGCGCTGCGCCTGCGCGCCGCGATCGCGGTGCCCGATCCGCGCTGCGCCGCGCCGATCCACGACGCGGTGCTGCGCGTGCTCGCGCACGACGGTCGCGTGACCGCGAGCGATGCCGCGAAGCGCGTCGGGCTCTCGCTCCGGGCGGTGCAGCAGGCGCTGCGCTCGCTCGCCGAGGACGGCGTGTGCGTGGGCGAGAAGGAAGGCCGGCAGATCGTCTACGCCGTCGAGGACACCACGTTCTCCGAGCCGACCTACTTGCTCGCGCGCCGCTCGTGA
- a CDS encoding ABC transporter permease, which translates to MTRAQSILVAALGGVLAIFLVVPLVALVVTTTDLAAGLASPLVVPALRLSLLTTLASLGIVVVLGIPLAWSLRSARGPVARVVETIVQLPIVVPPAVAGVALLLAFGRRGLVGAWTGSPAFTTLAVVMAEVFVAAPFFVQAALGAFRRVDERLIVVARTFGASPLRVLLRISLPLAAPGLLAGAAMSWARALGEFGATLMFAGNLEGVTQTMPLAIYTAMESDLRAAQAMSIVLVAVAAALFVAMRALLRRAT; encoded by the coding sequence ATGACGCGCGCGCAGTCGATCCTCGTCGCGGCGCTCGGCGGCGTGCTCGCGATCTTCCTCGTGGTGCCGCTCGTCGCGCTCGTCGTGACCACCACCGATCTCGCGGCGGGCCTCGCGAGCCCGCTCGTCGTGCCCGCGCTGCGCCTCAGCTTGCTCACCACGCTCGCGAGCCTCGGCATCGTCGTCGTGCTCGGGATCCCGCTCGCGTGGTCGCTGCGCAGCGCGCGCGGTCCGGTCGCGCGCGTGGTGGAGACGATCGTGCAGCTCCCGATCGTCGTGCCTCCTGCGGTCGCCGGGGTCGCGCTGCTGCTCGCGTTCGGGCGCCGGGGGCTCGTCGGCGCGTGGACGGGATCGCCCGCGTTCACGACGCTCGCGGTGGTGATGGCCGAGGTGTTCGTGGCCGCGCCGTTCTTCGTGCAGGCCGCGCTCGGCGCGTTCCGCCGGGTGGACGAGCGGCTGATCGTCGTCGCGCGCACCTTCGGCGCGTCGCCGCTCCGCGTGCTGCTGCGGATCTCGCTGCCGCTCGCCGCGCCGGGGCTGCTCGCCGGCGCCGCGATGTCGTGGGCGCGCGCGCTCGGAGAATTCGGCGCGACGCTGATGTTCGCGGGCAACCTCGAGGGCGTGACCCAGACGATGCCGCTCGCGATCTACACCGCGATGGAGTCGGATCTGCGCGCGGCGCAGGCGATGTCGATCGTGCTCGTCGCGGTCGCGGCGGCGCTCTTCGTCGCGATGCGCGCGCTGCTGCGGAGAGCGACGTGA
- the glsA gene encoding glutaminase A, whose protein sequence is MPPAPTDLTDESLYVSTGHLPPPADVQRRVQAAFEHARVHTEGACSEVYPALARVSPELFGVSLAGIDGSLVSIGDARHPFTIMSVAKPFTFALLCEALGPAACRRLIGANATGMPFNSAAAIDFGDEGRTNPMVNSGALAAASHLPGESLEAKWAHLSEGLARFAGHPLALDEDVYASAMQTHHRNHGMAWLLHGLGRLGMHPTEATELYTRQSCVQVTAEDLALMGATLADGGVQPKTRERVVSVESCAYALAVMTTAGMYETSGDWLYEVGIPGKSGIAGGIVAVAPGKGALGSFSPLLDGAGNSIRGQLVARELSRSLGLSLFTSSPAEPPRAESRAMPPSSEWARGW, encoded by the coding sequence ATGCCGCCCGCTCCCACCGATCTCACCGACGAGAGCCTCTACGTCTCCACGGGACACCTGCCGCCTCCTGCCGACGTGCAGCGCCGCGTGCAGGCCGCGTTCGAGCACGCGCGCGTCCACACCGAGGGCGCGTGCTCGGAGGTCTATCCGGCGCTCGCGCGCGTCTCACCCGAGCTCTTCGGCGTCAGCTTGGCGGGCATCGACGGGAGCCTCGTCTCGATCGGCGACGCACGGCACCCGTTCACGATCATGAGCGTCGCCAAGCCCTTCACGTTCGCGCTGCTCTGCGAGGCGCTCGGTCCTGCCGCGTGCCGGCGCCTGATCGGCGCGAACGCGACGGGCATGCCCTTCAACTCCGCGGCTGCGATCGACTTCGGCGACGAGGGGCGCACCAACCCGATGGTCAACTCGGGCGCGCTCGCGGCCGCGAGCCATCTGCCGGGCGAGAGCCTCGAAGCGAAGTGGGCGCACCTGAGCGAAGGCCTCGCGCGCTTCGCCGGACATCCGCTCGCGCTCGACGAGGACGTGTACGCGTCCGCGATGCAGACGCACCACCGCAACCACGGCATGGCGTGGCTGCTCCACGGGCTCGGCCGGCTCGGGATGCATCCGACCGAGGCGACCGAGCTCTACACGCGTCAGTCGTGCGTGCAGGTGACCGCCGAAGATCTCGCGCTCATGGGCGCGACGCTCGCCGACGGCGGCGTGCAGCCGAAGACGCGCGAGCGCGTCGTCTCGGTGGAGAGCTGCGCGTACGCGCTCGCGGTGATGACGACCGCGGGAATGTACGAGACGTCCGGCGACTGGCTCTACGAGGTCGGCATCCCCGGCAAGAGCGGGATCGCCGGCGGCATCGTCGCGGTCGCGCCGGGCAAGGGCGCGCTCGGCTCGTTCTCGCCGCTGCTCGACGGCGCGGGCAACAGCATCCGAGGACAGCTCGTCGCGCGCGAGCTCTCGAGGAGCCTCGGGCTGAGCCTGTTCACGTCGTCTCCCGCCGAGCCGCCCCGCGCCGAG
- a CDS encoding serine/threonine-protein kinase, with amino-acid sequence MTAPGDTLGPYVIEAEIASGGMGVVYRARNRVTGQLRALKVVRPELGRDPDFVDRFVREATIASQLQHPNLVETHEPGIDGGTIYLPMELLEGETLASRLRRVVRVTPSEAAAILVPIAEAVQLLNDRGLVHRDLKPGNVFLARTDAGETPKVIDLGTTRDVEDDEHTHTGMVIGSPFYMAIEQAEGRRDIDARADQYALGVIAYQMLTGARPYESDDSRSALAKLLRGDPYAPPSTIAYVGPALERVIERALQHDRERRFPTTLAFARAFAEAARSGVSEPPTSVHRRAAPARRRALVGAAIVAALAAFGGIAALVVTDRAEPPVITVTPLPPPPRAAAAPATAPNVEPAPPAEPVVAPAASTTLQADPAPRPARRRARARRDRAPSDADCGAATGIPCLD; translated from the coding sequence GTGACAGCCCCGGGCGACACCCTCGGACCTTACGTCATCGAAGCGGAGATCGCGTCGGGCGGCATGGGCGTCGTCTACCGTGCGCGCAACCGCGTCACCGGGCAGCTGCGCGCGCTCAAGGTCGTGCGCCCCGAGCTCGGGCGTGATCCCGACTTCGTCGATCGCTTCGTGCGCGAGGCGACGATCGCGTCGCAGCTCCAGCATCCGAACCTGGTCGAGACCCACGAGCCCGGCATCGACGGCGGCACGATCTACCTGCCGATGGAGCTGCTCGAGGGCGAGACGCTCGCGTCGCGGCTGCGGCGCGTGGTGCGCGTCACGCCGTCCGAGGCGGCGGCGATCCTGGTGCCGATCGCCGAGGCGGTGCAGCTGCTGAACGATCGCGGCCTGGTCCACCGCGACCTCAAGCCGGGCAACGTGTTCCTCGCGCGCACCGACGCGGGCGAGACGCCGAAGGTCATCGACCTCGGCACCACGCGCGACGTCGAGGACGACGAGCACACCCACACCGGGATGGTGATCGGCTCGCCGTTCTACATGGCGATCGAGCAGGCCGAGGGACGGCGCGACATCGACGCGCGCGCCGATCAGTACGCGCTCGGCGTGATCGCGTACCAGATGCTCACCGGCGCGCGCCCCTACGAGTCCGACGACTCGCGCAGCGCGCTCGCGAAGCTCCTGCGCGGCGATCCGTACGCGCCGCCGAGCACGATCGCGTACGTCGGACCGGCGCTCGAGCGCGTGATCGAGCGCGCGCTGCAGCACGACCGCGAGCGGCGCTTTCCGACGACGCTCGCGTTCGCGCGCGCGTTCGCGGAGGCGGCGCGCTCGGGCGTGTCCGAGCCTCCGACCTCGGTGCACCGCCGCGCGGCGCCGGCACGACGGCGCGCGCTCGTCGGCGCGGCGATCGTCGCGGCGCTCGCCGCGTTCGGTGGGATCGCGGCGCTCGTGGTGACCGATCGCGCCGAGCCTCCGGTGATCACGGTCACGCCGCTGCCTCCGCCGCCGCGCGCGGCGGCCGCGCCCGCGACGGCGCCGAACGTCGAGCCCGCGCCGCCCGCCGAGCCCGTCGTCGCGCCGGCGGCGAGCACCACGCTGCAGGCGGATCCCGCGCCGCGGCCCGCGCGACGTCGTGCCCGTGCGCGTCGCGATCGCGCGCCTTCCGACGCCGACTGCGGCGCCGCGACCGGCATCCCGTGCCTCGACTGA
- a CDS encoding substrate-binding domain-containing protein, which produces MPPNRLRALREARGLSQVALASAASLTRQSIGAIEAGRAVPGVDVALRLSRALDTTVEELFGAAPSEETISAEPWGATRPGRVALAKIGGRWVSYPLHGGAVRAADGIAGMPVKGRATVEAVRPIAESAENLIVMGCAPALGVLAARSARVVWIPASSTRALEALASRRAHLAGVHLVDARTGEANVPDVRRHAGAGRFVLITLARWEAGLVIAPARANTIRGPGDLGRRGIRVVTREPGSGARRLLDRALRDAGCAPSTIQASGHLEVAHAVSLGAADAGIATRDAAIAYGLDFVALAEERYDLVVPRALLADARVERFFDVMTAGPSRRELASLGYDVSASGTRVAEVSAA; this is translated from the coding sequence ATGCCTCCGAACCGACTGCGCGCGCTGCGCGAGGCACGCGGGCTCTCCCAGGTCGCGCTCGCGTCGGCCGCGAGCCTCACGCGGCAGAGCATCGGCGCGATCGAAGCGGGACGCGCCGTGCCGGGTGTGGACGTCGCGCTGCGGCTGTCGCGCGCGCTCGACACGACCGTCGAGGAGCTCTTCGGCGCCGCGCCGAGCGAGGAGACGATCTCCGCCGAGCCCTGGGGCGCGACGCGCCCGGGCCGGGTCGCGCTCGCGAAGATCGGCGGACGCTGGGTCTCGTACCCGCTGCACGGCGGCGCGGTGCGCGCGGCCGACGGGATCGCGGGCATGCCGGTGAAGGGCAGGGCCACGGTCGAGGCGGTGCGTCCGATCGCGGAGAGCGCGGAGAACCTGATCGTCATGGGCTGCGCCCCCGCGCTCGGCGTGCTCGCCGCGCGATCGGCGCGCGTCGTGTGGATCCCGGCCTCGAGCACGCGCGCGCTCGAGGCGCTGGCGTCGCGCCGCGCGCACCTCGCGGGCGTGCACCTCGTCGACGCGCGCACCGGCGAGGCGAACGTGCCCGACGTGCGCCGTCACGCGGGCGCGGGGCGCTTCGTGCTGATCACGCTCGCGCGCTGGGAGGCGGGGCTGGTGATCGCGCCCGCGCGCGCGAACACGATCCGCGGGCCGGGCGATCTCGGCCGCCGGGGCATCCGCGTCGTCACCCGCGAGCCGGGCTCGGGCGCGCGGCGCCTGCTCGATCGCGCGCTGCGCGACGCGGGATGCGCGCCCTCGACCATCCAGGCGAGCGGGCACCTCGAGGTCGCGCACGCGGTCTCGCTCGGCGCGGCGGACGCGGGCATCGCGACGCGTGACGCGGCGATCGCGTACGGGCTCGACTTCGTCGCGCTCGCCGAGGAGCGGTACGACCTCGTGGTGCCGCGCGCGCTGCTCGCGGACGCGCGGGTCGAGCGCTTCTTCGACGTGATGACGGCGGGGCCCTCGCGCCGCGAGCTCGCGTCGCTGGGCTACGACGTGAGCGCGAGCGGCACGCGCGTCGCGGAAGTGAGCGCGGCGTGA